In Gemmatimonadota bacterium, one DNA window encodes the following:
- a CDS encoding TonB-dependent receptor, whose amino-acid sequence MRQPVAVVLAALFVLAAPLIAQVRPAPSRADSLGADSARAAQRAQALVPMRVEVTRAPATDDRTPWAVATQDARALRRGQATLGIDEALASIPGVVVSNRYNYAIDQRLSIRGAGSRANFGLRGVKVLLDGVPQSLPDGQSQLTNIDLAAIGGVEVLRGAASSLYGNGSGGVLSFTTDLAAPDRLGATVRATAGSFGMSKLQLRASGRTASSVGALSVSRTTLDGFRQNSQADTRQLTGAVDHALGDGVTLSLRAGTAETPLALNPGALTLAEYLAVPDSAALNNVRRGARRAVSQRFLSLRAHGGDAATTWSASVYGQRRFVDNPLATAPPAPAGATNGTRGLIDRRVTGLRLDGSRALAGAWRPRLSVGLDLQRSHDTRTNQRTTGGRTALPTDTVFVRQGETVTSVGPSAQLQFDPAERLTVSVGARWDRIGFRVADEFLGDGDDDSGARTMTAASGHAGVVWRIADAFAPYANVASAFETPTTTELNAREDGAGGFNGSLGPQRIRSLELGARGRVGARLTYEVAVFESGARDAIVQFLEVGGRAFFRNAGRTRNRGAELGLTGAVTDWLTARGAYTIADYRFTDYAVPSASLPAPALDTLDGNRLAGVPERTWRLALLATARGFSFDMEQSWQGPAWGNDANTVRVDDWGRGQLNLRATWRGTWGGRHVEPFVAVQNALDTRYVGAISLNGFGGRVFEPAPGRNWYAGLEIGTPILR is encoded by the coding sequence ATGCGGCAGCCTGTCGCGGTCGTGCTCGCGGCGCTGTTCGTCCTCGCCGCGCCCCTCATCGCCCAGGTCCGGCCGGCGCCCTCGCGCGCCGACTCCCTCGGTGCCGACTCGGCGCGCGCCGCCCAGCGCGCGCAGGCGCTGGTCCCCATGCGCGTGGAGGTCACCCGTGCGCCGGCCACCGACGACCGGACGCCGTGGGCCGTCGCGACGCAGGATGCGCGGGCGCTGCGGCGCGGGCAGGCGACGCTCGGCATCGACGAGGCCCTCGCGAGCATTCCCGGCGTCGTCGTGTCCAACCGGTACAACTACGCGATCGATCAACGCCTCTCCATCCGCGGCGCCGGCAGCCGCGCGAACTTCGGGCTCCGGGGCGTGAAGGTCCTGCTCGACGGGGTGCCGCAGTCGCTCCCCGACGGACAGAGCCAGCTCACGAACATCGACCTCGCCGCGATCGGCGGCGTGGAAGTGCTCCGCGGCGCGGCCTCGTCGCTCTACGGCAACGGGTCGGGCGGCGTGCTCTCCTTCACCACCGACCTCGCCGCACCCGACCGACTCGGCGCGACGGTCCGCGCGACGGCCGGCAGCTTCGGCATGTCGAAGCTCCAGCTCCGCGCGAGCGGGCGCACGGCGTCAAGCGTCGGTGCGCTCTCCGTGTCGCGCACCACCCTCGACGGGTTCCGGCAGAACAGCCAGGCCGATACGCGACAACTGACCGGCGCCGTCGATCACGCCCTCGGCGACGGCGTGACCCTCTCGCTGCGCGCGGGGACGGCCGAGACGCCGCTCGCGCTCAATCCCGGCGCGCTGACGCTCGCGGAGTACCTGGCGGTGCCGGACAGCGCGGCGTTGAACAACGTGCGACGCGGCGCGCGCCGCGCCGTCTCCCAGCGGTTCCTCTCGTTGCGCGCGCACGGCGGGGATGCCGCGACGACCTGGAGTGCCTCGGTCTACGGCCAGCGGCGCTTCGTGGACAACCCGCTCGCGACCGCACCGCCGGCTCCGGCGGGGGCGACGAACGGAACGCGCGGGCTCATCGACCGGCGCGTGACCGGGCTCCGGCTCGACGGATCGCGCGCGCTCGCGGGGGCGTGGCGCCCCAGGCTCTCCGTGGGGCTCGACTTGCAACGCTCGCACGACACGCGCACCAACCAGCGCACGACCGGAGGCCGCACCGCGCTGCCGACCGATACGGTGTTCGTCAGGCAGGGCGAGACCGTCACGAGCGTCGGGCCGTCGGCGCAGCTCCAGTTCGACCCGGCGGAGCGCCTGACGGTGAGCGTGGGGGCACGATGGGACCGGATCGGCTTCCGCGTGGCGGACGAGTTCCTCGGCGACGGCGACGACGACAGCGGGGCGCGCACGATGACCGCGGCGAGCGGGCATGCGGGCGTCGTGTGGCGGATCGCCGACGCGTTCGCGCCGTACGCGAACGTCGCGAGCGCGTTCGAGACGCCGACGACGACGGAGCTCAACGCGCGTGAGGACGGGGCGGGCGGGTTCAACGGCTCGCTCGGGCCGCAGCGGATCCGTTCGCTCGAACTCGGTGCGCGCGGACGGGTGGGGGCGCGCCTGACCTACGAGGTCGCGGTCTTCGAGTCGGGGGCGCGCGATGCGATCGTGCAGTTCCTCGAGGTCGGCGGTCGCGCCTTCTTCCGCAATGCGGGGCGCACACGGAACCGCGGGGCGGAACTCGGCCTGACCGGCGCGGTGACCGACTGGCTCACGGCGCGCGGGGCGTACACCATCGCGGACTACCGTTTCACGGACTACGCGGTGCCGAGTGCGTCGCTGCCGGCGCCGGCGCTCGACACGCTCGACGGCAACCGGTTGGCAGGGGTGCCGGAGCGCACGTGGCGGCTGGCCCTCCTGGCGACGGCGCGCGGCTTCTCGTTCGATATGGAGCAGTCGTGGCAGGGACCGGCATGGGGGAACGACGCCAACACGGTGCGCGTGGACGACTGGGGGCGTGGCCAGCTGAACCTGCGCGCCACATGGCGCGGGACGTGGGGTGGACGGCATGTGGAGCCCTTCGTCGCGGTGCAGAACGCGCTCGACACGCGCTACGTCGGGGCGATCTCGCTCAACGGGTTCGGGGGCCGCGTCTTCGAGCCGGCGCCGGGACGCAACTGGTACGCGGGGCTCGAGATCGGGACGCCGATCCTGCGCTGA
- a CDS encoding YifB family Mg chelatase-like AAA ATPase, whose translation MLSAIRSAAVLGIEAFAVTVEVDAAPGLPGWTMVGLPSGSVKEARERVGAALVNAGFTLPPRRWTVNLSPADVRKEGTAFDLPVAIGVLVASGQLDAAAADGLLFAGELGLDGTVRPIRGALPLARAARDTDARALVLPAANANEAALLRDVRLAPCRTLAELVDALRAGRLPDAPVAPAPDDPAPDTDFAEVVGQRIAKRALELAAAGGHNAFLVGPPGAGKTMLARRLTSILPPLDDDALLEVVAIHSVGGILPAGAAPVRMPPFRAPHHTISLAGLIGGGPGPRPGEVSLAHRGVLFLDEMLELPRYVLDAMRQPLEDARVVIARAAHAVAFPARFLLIGAANPCPCGFDGDATGRCRCSAADIARYRGRLSGPLADRIDLHVRVGAVALADLGAAAREETSATIRARVAAARARQRERYRVLPGILSNADAPGRWLQAHGGLTDGARDLLSTAAERLKLSARAYHRTLRVARTVGDLVGEERIEPGAIAEALMFRPAVDPG comes from the coding sequence ATGCTCTCCGCCATCCGCTCCGCCGCCGTCCTCGGCATCGAGGCCTTCGCCGTCACCGTCGAGGTCGACGCCGCACCCGGCCTTCCGGGCTGGACCATGGTCGGCCTGCCCTCCGGCTCGGTGAAGGAGGCGCGCGAGCGCGTCGGCGCGGCGCTCGTCAACGCCGGATTCACGCTTCCCCCGCGACGCTGGACGGTGAACCTCTCGCCCGCCGATGTCCGGAAGGAGGGCACGGCCTTCGACCTGCCGGTCGCGATCGGCGTCCTCGTCGCGAGCGGACAGCTCGACGCCGCGGCGGCCGACGGGTTGCTCTTCGCCGGTGAGCTCGGTCTCGATGGGACGGTGCGCCCCATCCGCGGTGCGCTGCCTCTCGCGCGTGCCGCGCGCGACACCGACGCCCGCGCGCTCGTCCTTCCCGCCGCGAACGCGAATGAGGCGGCGCTGCTGCGCGACGTGCGACTCGCCCCCTGCCGCACGCTCGCGGAGCTCGTCGACGCGCTGCGCGCCGGTCGCCTCCCCGACGCCCCGGTGGCCCCGGCGCCGGACGATCCCGCACCGGACACCGACTTCGCCGAGGTCGTGGGGCAGCGCATCGCGAAGCGCGCGCTCGAGCTCGCCGCGGCGGGCGGGCACAATGCCTTCCTCGTCGGCCCGCCCGGGGCGGGGAAGACGATGCTCGCGCGGCGGCTGACGTCGATCCTGCCGCCGCTCGATGACGACGCGCTGCTCGAGGTCGTGGCCATCCATTCCGTCGGCGGGATCCTCCCGGCGGGGGCCGCACCGGTGCGCATGCCGCCCTTCCGGGCGCCGCATCACACCATCTCGCTCGCCGGCCTGATCGGCGGAGGGCCGGGACCGCGGCCCGGCGAGGTGAGTCTCGCCCACCGCGGCGTGCTCTTCCTCGACGAGATGCTCGAGCTCCCGCGGTACGTGCTCGATGCCATGCGCCAGCCGCTCGAGGATGCGCGCGTGGTCATCGCCCGCGCGGCGCACGCGGTCGCCTTCCCGGCGCGGTTCCTCCTCATCGGCGCGGCGAACCCGTGTCCCTGCGGCTTCGATGGCGATGCGACCGGTCGCTGCCGATGCTCGGCGGCCGACATCGCGCGCTATCGCGGTCGCCTCTCGGGACCGCTCGCCGATCGCATCGACTTGCACGTGCGCGTCGGTGCGGTGGCGCTCGCCGACCTCGGTGCGGCAGCGCGCGAGGAGACCTCCGCGACGATCCGGGCGCGCGTGGCGGCCGCCCGCGCGCGTCAGCGGGAGCGCTATCGTGTGCTGCCCGGCATCCTCTCCAACGCCGACGCGCCGGGGCGCTGGCTCCAGGCGCATGGCGGCCTCACCGACGGGGCGCGCGACCTCCTCTCCACCGCCGCGGAGCGCCTCAAGCTCTCGGCGCGCGCCTATCATCGCACGCTGCGCGTCGCGCGGACGGTGGGTGATCTCGTCGGCGAGGAGCGCATCGAGCCCGGCGCCATCGCGGAGGCGCTCATGTTCCGGCCCGCGGTCGATCCGGGGTGA
- a CDS encoding peptidylprolyl isomerase, whose amino-acid sequence MLRKEWAPLGAVRVGQVVASGYYDGARFFRALRGFVIQWGIPADTARRREWSARIQDDPVRESNRRGTVTFAAGGANTRTAQLFVNLRDNARLDATSFAPVGEVVRGMEVVDQLHTGYGEGAPAGQGPTQQRIGAEGEPYLAKDFPLLDRIVRARVVRVYGPAAR is encoded by the coding sequence ATGCTGCGGAAGGAGTGGGCCCCGCTCGGCGCCGTGCGGGTGGGACAGGTCGTCGCGAGCGGCTACTACGACGGTGCGCGCTTCTTCCGCGCCTTGCGCGGGTTCGTCATCCAGTGGGGCATCCCCGCCGACACCGCGCGGCGCCGCGAGTGGAGCGCGCGCATCCAGGACGACCCGGTGCGCGAGAGCAACCGGCGCGGCACGGTCACCTTCGCCGCCGGCGGCGCGAACACGCGGACGGCGCAGCTCTTCGTGAACCTGCGCGACAATGCGCGCCTCGATGCGACGAGCTTCGCGCCGGTGGGCGAGGTCGTGCGCGGAATGGAGGTCGTCGATCAGCTCCACACCGGTTACGGGGAGGGCGCCCCCGCGGGACAGGGCCCGACGCAGCAACGCATCGGCGCCGAAGGGGAGCCGTATCTCGCCAAGGATTTCCCGCTGCTCGACCGCATCGTCCGCGCGCGCGTCGTGCGGGTCTACGGCCCCGCCGCGCGCTAG
- a CDS encoding SET domain-containing protein-lysine N-methyltransferase — translation MTKSLPFEVRSSSLAGKGAFAIRPIRKGERIIEYVGERIPHPLADERYDDDAMEEHHTFLFTVSSRTVIDATHGGNESRYINHSCEPNCETEIDRGRVFIFALRDIAVGEELAYDYGYERSGDETEHDERKYRCLCGTRSCRGSIMEPKSEFEKRQRAAARKRAKARREREQTKERYRSGRASATKGRKTKAKSAR, via the coding sequence ATGACCAAGTCACTCCCGTTCGAAGTCCGTTCGTCGTCGCTCGCCGGCAAGGGCGCGTTCGCGATCCGTCCCATCCGGAAGGGCGAGCGCATCATCGAGTACGTCGGTGAGCGCATCCCGCATCCGCTCGCCGACGAGCGGTACGATGACGATGCGATGGAGGAGCACCACACGTTCCTCTTCACCGTGTCGAGCCGCACGGTGATCGACGCCACGCACGGCGGGAACGAGTCGCGCTACATCAATCACTCCTGCGAGCCCAACTGCGAGACCGAGATCGATCGCGGCCGCGTGTTCATCTTCGCGCTGCGCGACATCGCGGTGGGCGAGGAACTCGCGTACGACTACGGGTACGAGCGGAGCGGGGACGAGACCGAGCATGACGAGCGGAAGTACCGGTGCCTGTGCGGCACGCGCTCCTGCCGCGGGTCGATCATGGAGCCCAAGTCGGAGTTCGAGAAGCGCCAGCGTGCCGCGGCGCGCAAGAGGGCCAAGGCGCGTCGCGAGCGGGAGCAGACCAAGGAGCGCTACCGCTCCGGGCGGGCGAGCGCGACCAAGGGACGGAAGACGAAGGCGAAGTCCGCGCGGTGA
- a CDS encoding sigma-54-dependent Fis family transcriptional regulator, whose translation MSRKVLIVDDEPGIRAALSQLLEYEGYEVRAVSSGKEGLSMYESFHPQLTFLDVKMAGIDGLETLKRLRAHDPAAVVVMISGHASIQDAVAATNLGAYDILEKPLDTDRILVTLRNAIGHLDLREENERLRAKVEKHGEIVGRSQAIRSLVDQIGRVAGTQARVLVTGENGTGKELVARAVHAQSPRATGPFIEVNCAAIPSELIESELFGHMKGSFTGAIADRAGKFEQADGGTLFLDEIGDMSASAQAKVLRVLQEGEVTRIGGNKVRKVDVRVVAATNKRLEDEIREGRFREDLYYRLNVVPITVPALRERREDIPMLVQHFVTRLSAEGQVPPKPLEPAAVEQLAAHDWPGNVRELRNTVERLLILAQGPRVTAADVDRLVGARAGAPDGVLAGLEQYATWEQFKLAAERAFLQVKLRQYDWNVAETARALDMPRSNLYKKIERHGLAREHA comes from the coding sequence ATGAGCCGGAAGGTCCTGATCGTCGATGACGAGCCGGGGATCCGCGCCGCGCTCTCGCAGCTCCTCGAGTACGAGGGGTACGAGGTGCGGGCGGTCTCGAGCGGCAAGGAGGGGCTCTCGATGTACGAGAGCTTCCATCCGCAGCTCACCTTCCTCGACGTGAAGATGGCGGGGATCGACGGCCTCGAGACGCTGAAGCGGCTCCGGGCGCACGATCCCGCCGCGGTCGTCGTGATGATCTCCGGGCACGCGAGCATCCAGGACGCCGTGGCCGCGACCAACCTCGGCGCGTACGACATCCTCGAGAAGCCGCTCGACACCGACCGCATCCTCGTCACGCTGCGCAACGCGATCGGGCACCTCGACCTGCGCGAGGAGAACGAGCGGCTCCGGGCGAAGGTGGAGAAGCACGGCGAGATCGTCGGACGGTCGCAGGCGATCCGTTCCCTCGTGGACCAGATCGGCCGCGTCGCGGGGACCCAGGCGCGCGTGCTCGTCACCGGCGAGAACGGCACCGGCAAGGAGCTCGTCGCGCGCGCCGTGCATGCGCAGAGCCCGCGCGCCACGGGGCCGTTCATCGAGGTCAACTGCGCGGCGATCCCGAGCGAACTCATCGAGAGCGAGCTGTTCGGGCACATGAAGGGCTCGTTCACCGGGGCGATCGCCGACCGCGCCGGCAAGTTCGAGCAGGCCGACGGGGGCACGCTCTTCCTCGACGAGATCGGCGACATGTCCGCCTCGGCGCAGGCGAAGGTGCTGCGCGTGCTGCAGGAGGGCGAGGTGACGCGCATCGGCGGGAACAAGGTGCGCAAGGTCGACGTCCGCGTCGTCGCCGCGACCAACAAGCGGCTCGAGGACGAGATCCGCGAGGGCCGCTTCCGCGAGGACCTCTACTATCGCCTCAACGTGGTGCCCATCACCGTCCCGGCGTTGCGCGAGCGGCGGGAGGACATCCCGATGCTCGTGCAGCACTTCGTGACGCGACTCTCCGCCGAGGGGCAGGTGCCGCCCAAGCCGCTGGAGCCCGCGGCGGTGGAGCAGCTCGCGGCGCACGACTGGCCGGGCAACGTGCGCGAACTGCGCAACACGGTGGAGCGCCTGTTGATCCTCGCGCAGGGACCGCGCGTGACCGCGGCCGATGTCGACCGTCTCGTCGGCGCGCGGGCGGGCGCACCGGATGGCGTGCTCGCGGGGCTCGAGCAGTACGCGACCTGGGAGCAGTTCAAGCTCGCCGCCGAGCGGGCCTTCCTGCAGGTGAAGCTGCGGCAGTACGACTGGAACGTCGCCGAGACGGCGCGTGCGCTCGACATGCCGCGCTCGAACCTCTACAAGAAGATCGAGCGCCATGGCCTGGCGCGGGAGCACGCGTGA
- a CDS encoding GNAT family N-acetyltransferase has product MGAGRIAPLVRPRARSPDSGVPVRLRPATLADVPLLRRWDDDPDVVSSDPNDDWHWEEELAQVPDWREPMIAEEDGRPIGFLDIIDPHRETSRYWGDVPPGLRAIDIWIGAPADRGRGLGTEMMQLAIAKCFATPDETAIVIDPLASNVRAIAFYARLGFVAVERRWFGADDCLVMRLAR; this is encoded by the coding sequence ATGGGTGCGGGGCGGATCGCTCCCCTTGTCCGGCCGCGCGCGCGGTCGCCAGACTCCGGGGTGCCCGTGCGCCTGCGCCCCGCCACCCTCGCCGACGTCCCCCTGCTCCGCCGGTGGGACGACGATCCGGACGTGGTGAGCTCGGACCCGAACGACGACTGGCACTGGGAGGAGGAGCTGGCGCAGGTGCCCGACTGGCGCGAACCGATGATCGCCGAGGAGGACGGGCGGCCGATCGGGTTCCTCGACATCATTGACCCGCACCGCGAGACGTCCCGCTACTGGGGCGATGTGCCCCCCGGCCTCCGCGCGATCGACATCTGGATCGGGGCGCCCGCGGATCGTGGTCGCGGGCTCGGGACCGAGATGATGCAGCTGGCGATCGCGAAGTGCTTCGCGACGCCCGACGAGACGGCGATCGTGATCGACCCGCTCGCGTCGAACGTGCGCGCGATCGCGTTCTACGCGCGACTGGGCTTCGTGGCGGTCGAGCGGCGCTGGTTCGGCGCGGACGATTGCCTGGTGATGCGACTCGCCCGCTGA
- a CDS encoding protein kinase — translation MHDPDLTGPNRHSSGIPAHLEGWLLPPDWRWGSSGVYTPYRHAQEIRDALGRSLALVTAPDPAHHAWLFREARALAHRSHPMIPTTYHFWQMHAGSRRGPGYLRRWITGETVGERLKRSGAETVPFALRIIRSVGSALAYLHDSGSVHGAIAPDNTYLTPTGRTWMLGWQWAVPRDEIPPGVMPDRRWTPQPPDWQGGWLPTPASDQWQLGAIAFALLTGEVPQAGNIPEIRLVRPDCPATVAELVDQMLATAPGDRFKSIAGMLRRIERISGTTSLAFPGAEQASGEHTALSEEDRLRWATGDDYEVLAPLGAGTYGSVWRVRDLSLEREVALKMLHPTVARNASAVGRFRREAQLAAQLQHPAIVPIFAWDSKGDVNWYIMELEEEGSVADLVKRSGPLTFAEIAPQVDAVLDGLAVAHANGIIHRDLKPENILIDRYRRWRIADFGIAHAMGARAAGASGTPAFAAPEQLLGEEQGQGTDLFAVGAIVHFVLTGRAPFEGGDGRAILAAQLAGTIDLDEFPEVLRTWLKRALAADPQDRFHDAEVMRASWRHVVKALERAERRGGGALNRAVRRVAAALRRQPPSSAN, via the coding sequence ATGCACGATCCTGACTTGACCGGGCCGAACCGCCACTCCAGCGGGATCCCCGCCCATCTGGAAGGCTGGTTGCTCCCTCCGGATTGGCGGTGGGGGAGCAGCGGCGTGTACACGCCCTATCGTCATGCGCAGGAGATCCGGGACGCGCTCGGGCGTTCGCTTGCGCTCGTGACCGCGCCCGATCCGGCGCATCATGCCTGGCTCTTCCGCGAGGCGAGGGCGCTCGCGCATCGCAGCCACCCGATGATCCCGACGACCTACCACTTCTGGCAGATGCACGCCGGGAGCCGCCGCGGGCCGGGCTATCTGCGGCGCTGGATCACCGGCGAGACGGTGGGCGAACGCCTCAAGCGCAGCGGCGCGGAGACGGTGCCGTTCGCCCTGCGCATCATCCGGTCGGTGGGATCGGCGCTCGCGTACCTGCACGACTCCGGCAGCGTCCACGGGGCGATCGCGCCGGACAACACCTACCTCACGCCGACGGGGCGTACCTGGATGCTCGGCTGGCAGTGGGCGGTCCCGCGCGACGAGATCCCGCCCGGCGTGATGCCCGACCGGCGCTGGACGCCGCAGCCGCCCGATTGGCAGGGGGGATGGCTCCCGACCCCGGCGTCGGACCAGTGGCAGCTCGGGGCGATCGCGTTCGCCCTGCTCACCGGCGAGGTGCCGCAGGCGGGGAACATCCCCGAGATCCGCCTCGTGCGTCCGGATTGCCCGGCGACCGTCGCCGAACTCGTGGACCAGATGCTCGCGACCGCGCCGGGCGATCGCTTCAAGAGCATCGCGGGGATGCTGCGGCGCATCGAGCGCATCTCCGGCACGACCTCGCTCGCGTTCCCGGGCGCCGAGCAGGCGAGCGGCGAGCACACGGCCCTCAGCGAGGAGGACCGGCTCCGCTGGGCGACCGGCGACGACTACGAGGTGCTCGCGCCGCTCGGCGCCGGCACCTACGGCTCCGTGTGGCGCGTCCGCGACCTCTCGCTCGAGCGCGAGGTCGCGCTCAAGATGCTCCACCCCACCGTCGCGCGGAACGCGAGCGCCGTGGGACGCTTCCGGCGCGAGGCGCAGCTCGCCGCGCAGCTCCAGCATCCGGCGATCGTGCCGATCTTCGCGTGGGATTCGAAGGGCGACGTGAACTGGTACATCATGGAGCTCGAGGAGGAGGGCTCGGTGGCCGACCTCGTGAAGCGGTCGGGACCGCTCACCTTCGCCGAGATCGCCCCGCAGGTCGACGCGGTGCTCGACGGCCTCGCGGTCGCGCACGCGAACGGGATCATCCATCGCGACCTCAAGCCCGAGAACATCCTGATCGATCGGTATCGTCGCTGGCGCATCGCCGACTTCGGCATCGCGCACGCGATGGGGGCCCGCGCGGCGGGCGCGTCGGGCACCCCCGCCTTCGCCGCGCCCGAACAGTTGCTCGGCGAGGAGCAGGGGCAGGGCACGGACCTGTTCGCGGTCGGCGCGATCGTGCACTTCGTGCTCACCGGGCGCGCGCCCTTCGAGGGCGGGGACGGCCGCGCGATCCTCGCGGCGCAGCTCGCGGGCACGATCGACCTCGACGAGTTCCCCGAGGTGCTGCGCACCTGGCTCAAGCGCGCGCTCGCGGCCGATCCGCAGGACCGGTTCCACGATGCGGAGGTGATGCGCGCGTCGTGGCGTCATGTGGTGAAGGCGCTCGAGCGCGCCGAGCGGCGCGGCGGTGGTGCGCTGAACCGGGCGGTGCGGCGCGTGGCCGCCGCACTGCGCCGGCAGCCGCCGTCGTCCGCGAACTGA
- the larE gene encoding ATP-dependent sacrificial sulfur transferase LarE, with the protein MPSPDIAADAVAKESRLADWFRAHGSALIGFSGGVDSAYLACVALETLGAERTLAVIGRSASYPAAQWARAREVADRFGVPVLEVDTDEMNDPRYAANPVNRCYFCKSELWGRLAPIAAARGLAVVVDGTNADDLGDHRPGAQAARERGVHSPLAELGFTKDEIRARSAARGIPTWDQPSSPCLSSRLPYGTAVTSLRLRRVEEAEAALRALGIEGNLRVRYFGDLAKVELDPGPRTYWSVGDARARLEAAVRAAGFTEVEVDPRGFRSGGLNVLAGILPGGD; encoded by the coding sequence ATGCCCTCCCCCGATATCGCCGCCGACGCGGTCGCCAAGGAATCGCGCCTCGCCGACTGGTTCCGCGCCCATGGCTCCGCGCTCATCGGCTTCTCGGGCGGCGTGGACTCGGCGTATCTCGCCTGCGTCGCGCTCGAGACGCTCGGGGCGGAGCGCACGCTCGCGGTGATCGGGCGCAGCGCGTCCTATCCGGCCGCGCAGTGGGCGCGCGCGCGCGAGGTCGCGGATCGCTTCGGCGTGCCGGTGCTCGAGGTCGACACCGACGAGATGAACGATCCGCGCTACGCCGCGAACCCGGTGAACCGCTGCTACTTCTGCAAGAGCGAACTCTGGGGCCGGCTGGCACCGATCGCCGCGGCGCGCGGGCTGGCCGTCGTCGTGGACGGGACCAACGCCGACGACCTCGGGGACCATCGGCCCGGGGCACAGGCGGCGCGTGAGCGCGGGGTCCACTCGCCGCTCGCCGAACTCGGGTTCACCAAGGACGAGATCCGCGCGCGCTCGGCGGCGCGCGGCATCCCCACGTGGGACCAGCCGTCGTCGCCCTGCCTGAGCTCGCGGCTGCCGTACGGCACCGCGGTGACCTCGCTGCGCCTGCGGCGCGTGGAGGAGGCGGAAGCGGCGCTGCGGGCGCTCGGCATCGAGGGGAACCTGCGCGTGCGCTACTTCGGGGACCTCGCGAAGGTGGAACTCGACCCCGGGCCGCGGACGTATTGGAGCGTGGGGGACGCGCGCGCGCGGCTCGAGGCGGCGGTGCGCGCCGCCGGCTTCACCGAGGTGGAGGTGGATCCGCGCGGCTTCCGCTCGGGTGGGCTCAACGTGCTGGCCGGGATCCTCCCGGGGGGCGACTGA